GGTAAGAAAAACTAACCGGCTTGCTGCCCCGATATCTTTGACCATGAGGGCAAAGGGTTTTTCCTTACGATACTTCCTGGCTCGCAGGGCAGCGGTTGCTATGGGGTTGCGTGCATCGCAGGCTAGATGATATCCGCCAAGCCCTTTGATCGCGACGATTCTACCTTCACAGAGAAGTTCCGCTGTTCTTCGGACCGCATCCCAACCACTAGCGAGGTCGAGTCCGTTCTGGCGGAGCGTTACATTCGGCCCGCAGTTGGAACAAGCTACAGGTTGTGCGTGAAACCTGCGATTCGCAGGATCGTGGTACTCGGAGTCGCAATATGCATCCATCGGCCACGCCATCATGGTGGTGCTGGCTCGATCGTAAGGTAAGGCGAGGATGACGCTGTAGCGAGGTCCGCAGTTCGTGCAGTTGATGTAGGGATATCTATAACGCCGATCCGATGAGTCGAAGCATTCCTTCAAACAGTCCTCGCAGACAGGGAGATCGGGTGAGACATGAACAACAGGGCGGCCGGCGCGATGACTCTCTCGAATAGTGAACTCGTTCAGCCCCTCGTAGTGTGCGGGTTCGACTTCAATTTCGGAGATGGTGGAAGCGGACGGATGCTTGCTTCGCATCTCTTGAACGAACGTTTCCATGTCCCGCTCGGCGCCTTCGAGATGAATCTCCACTCCCTGGTCGCCATTGAGCACCCACCCGGCCAGTGTGTTGGCATATGCCAGACGGTACACAAAAGGGCGAAAACCAACTCCCTGCACCACGCCGCGTACACGAATTGAGCAGGCGCTTGCCATGTTTATTCTGACTCCACGATGCAACCCCTGCCTTGCCAACCAACCTGAATTACTTTGCCGTCCTCCACCAGCACCGGAACCGTGCGTACGCTGCTGTCGAGGGCATGCATGCGCGCGCGTGCGTCGGAATCGGCTTCCACGTCGTACTCCGTGAAGTCTCGCCTCGTCCATTCCAGCCACTCACGTAACTCCTGCGTGTATGGGCATCGAGCACTCCCATAGAGCTCAAGATTGGCCATGGCTCAACACCTCCAATGCCTCCCGAAGCACGTGATATGCGGACGCCTGCACCTCTTGAATGCGCGGAATATAGTCGCTGCGAACAATGATTGGATAGTCAACCAATCCTCGGCGATAGATCTCTCCGCCGTCGTTGCCCAGAAGAGCAACCGTCAGCAGATCACGCTTGCGCGCTTCTTCCAGGGCCATCACGATATTGCGAGAGCCGCCGCTGGTGGAGATTCCGATCGCGACGTCCGGCGGTTTCGCGTGTGCGAGGAGTTGGCGCAAAAAGATCACCTCGACCCCCACATCGTTAGCCAGCGCGGTTATGGTGGCTGGCTCCATAGAGAGAGATATCGCAGGGACGGTATGGTATCCGATTGGAGGAAGCACACAGTCCATCGCCCAATCGTTGGCGTCCGTCGCTGAGCCGCCGTTACCAAAGAGAATCAACTTTCCGCCACGCAACAGGCGCTCTCGTACTGCAAGAGCCGTAGCACCGATCTGTTCGGATTGTTCTGTCGCGAGGCGAGTCCGCAACAGGGTGTCGTCGTGAACTTTCATTTGGATGGAAGCAGCGACATCGTTGACTATGCCCTCAGTCTCCTGCTTCTTCTGACCCAGGAAAGGATAGAGAAACTCTGTTTGACCTATATCTTGGCCCAGTTCCCGGTGTTCCAAAAAGACGTGAACTGTCTCCCACAGGGTGTGATAAAAGACTTCGACCAGTTCCTGGTGGATAAATGGGTCTTGAGTCGCTGCCTTGAGTGCGTAGGATCCGCATGGGCCGGGCAAAGCGAAGGTCATTGCCCCTTGCGCCTCCGCCGATTCTAAAGCCTCCCACACCTCAGGATCTCCTTCGGGTGGGCCGAAGCCCATCACAATATCTTCCGGGCGAAGAATGGCATCAAGCCATGGGCGCAGGAGTGCTGAGAGATCGAGCGCAGGGAGCGCGCGTTTGCCAACGATCACAGGATGAACGAACTCCACGGAGACGTGTTGGGCATCGGTCGAGTACGGTCCGCGTCCAAATGCCAGCAAACGGCCGCCTCTTAGAAAGCGTTCCGACATCTCACGACAGGCGACTGCCAGTGCGCGAGCCTCCTGAGAAAAGAAGCTTTCCAGAATCTCGTTGCGCAGGAGCAACCGTTCTTTAATGTGTGCTGCGAGATTGACGGCAGTTTGCATACGAGGTCCTAACAGATCCGCGGCAGAGGATCGCCGACCAGCATGTCTACGATCCGACTGCCTCCGTAGCGAGTGATGACCAGAACTGCGTTGGCTGGCTCGACTCGAACCTGCCCAACAATCCGGGCTTCTTCACCACCCGCCGTCTGCTGCAACGAGTTCAACGCGATGGCAGCATACTCCGGAGAAACTACAGCAAGAAACTGGCCTTCGTTCGCGATGTGGAGAGGATCCAATCCGAGGAGCTCGCAGGCGCCACGAACCGCATCATGCATGGGGATCTCTTCCTCGAGCAATTCAATTCCCAGGCCACTATCGCGCGCCAGTTCATTGAGAGCGGTAGCTACGCCTCCGCGCGTCGGATCGCGCATCCAGTGAATTCCAGGGCCGCATTCTGCCGCCAGCGCTTCGACCAACGGCAGAACGGACCGCGTGTCGGAGTACAAATCTGCTTCGAAGTCGAGCTCACCGCGCGCCAGAAGAATGGTGATTCCGTGATCGCCAATCGGACCGGATAAGAGGATCTTGTCGCCTGGACGCACCGAACGGGCATCGACTTTGACGCCAGGCAGCGGGGTACCGATCCCCGCGGTCGTGATATACATCCCGTCGGCTTTGCCGCGTTCGACCACCTTAGTATCTCCACCAGCCATCACGACTCCCGCCCGTTTAAGAGCTCCAGACATCGCGCGGACTTCGGCTTCGAGGTCCGCCGTAGGAAGGCCTTCTTCGAGAACGAAGGTCACGGTCATGGCAATGCCTTTGGCCCCGGAGACTGCGAGATCGTTCATAGTACCGTTGACGGCTAGTTCGCCGATTGAGCCACCGGGAAAATGTAAAGGCTTGACAACAAAGCTGTCGGTCGTGAAGGCGATTCGCGCACCCCCCACCTCGAGATGCGCGGCATCGCTTAGCGGCTTTCGAGAGGCGGGATACAGAAGCGGCGCAAACAGGCCCTCGACCAGTCTTCGGCTAGCCTTCCCACCGGCTCCGTGCGCCATTTCAATCTGAGGATCGCGAAATCGAACCACAGATGGCGAACTCGCAGCCGTAGTTTCAATCTTCAGGCCACGGAGCTGATCCTCGTCACCAGCGATTTGCGGTACTCGTAGTTGTAATATGCTGCGCATGAGCCCTCTGACGAAACCATAAGCGCACCGATTGGATGTTCGGGAGTGCACTCCTTCCCGAACAACTTACACTGCGCTGGTTTCAAAACGCCTTTTAGAACTTCTCCGCATTGCGCCGACTTCGGGTCCGTCACTCGTGTCTCCGGAACAGAGTAGCGTTGCTCGGCGTCCCAGGCGACATACTTTTCACGAATCCGCAATGCTGACTGGGAAATGAATCCAAGTCCGCGCCATTCAAAGTAAGGCCGCAGCTCGAAGACTTCGGCCATTGCCTTGAGAGCTGCGCGATTACCCTCCCATGGCACCACACGCTTGTATTGATTTTCGACTTTGGCCTCGCCCGCTTGTAGCTGCCTCAAAAGCATGATGATGGATTGCAGCAGATCCAGTGGCTCAAAGCCGGAAGTAACTACGGGTTTGCCTTCATTCCTGGCTATCCATTCATAAGGTCTGCAACCGATCACCGTTGAGACATGCCCTGGTCCGATGAACCCATCGAGACGCATATCCGGAGAATCGAGAATGGCGCGGATTGCAGGCACGATGGTGACGTGATTACAGAAGACAGAAAAATTATGGATACCCTCTGCCTTGGCGCTCATCAGCGTGAGCGCAGTGGAAGGAGCCGTCGTCTCAAATCCGATCGCGAAGAAGATGACTTCCTTCTCTGGAAATTTTCTGGCCAGTTCTAACGCGTCCGCGGGGGAATATACAATCCGCACATCGGTTCCGCGAGCCTTGTGCTCCAGTGGGCTGCCGTGTGCTCCTGGTACT
This Tunturibacter gelidoferens DNA region includes the following protein-coding sequences:
- a CDS encoding Uxx-star family glutaredoxin-like (seleno)protein translates to MANLELYGSARCPYTQELREWLEWTRRDFTEYDVEADSDARARMHALDSSVRTVPVLVEDGKVIQVGWQGRGCIVESE
- a CDS encoding SIS domain-containing protein, which produces MQTAVNLAAHIKERLLLRNEILESFFSQEARALAVACREMSERFLRGGRLLAFGRGPYSTDAQHVSVEFVHPVIVGKRALPALDLSALLRPWLDAILRPEDIVMGFGPPEGDPEVWEALESAEAQGAMTFALPGPCGSYALKAATQDPFIHQELVEVFYHTLWETVHVFLEHRELGQDIGQTEFLYPFLGQKKQETEGIVNDVAASIQMKVHDDTLLRTRLATEQSEQIGATALAVRERLLRGGKLILFGNGGSATDANDWAMDCVLPPIGYHTVPAISLSMEPATITALANDVGVEVIFLRQLLAHAKPPDVAIGISTSGGSRNIVMALEEARKRDLLTVALLGNDGGEIYRRGLVDYPIIVRSDYIPRIQEVQASAYHVLREALEVLSHGQS
- the hypE gene encoding hydrogenase expression/formation protein HypE; the encoded protein is MRSILQLRVPQIAGDEDQLRGLKIETTAASSPSVVRFRDPQIEMAHGAGGKASRRLVEGLFAPLLYPASRKPLSDAAHLEVGGARIAFTTDSFVVKPLHFPGGSIGELAVNGTMNDLAVSGAKGIAMTVTFVLEEGLPTADLEAEVRAMSGALKRAGVVMAGGDTKVVERGKADGMYITTAGIGTPLPGVKVDARSVRPGDKILLSGPIGDHGITILLARGELDFEADLYSDTRSVLPLVEALAAECGPGIHWMRDPTRGGVATALNELARDSGLGIELLEEEIPMHDAVRGACELLGLDPLHIANEGQFLAVVSPEYAAIALNSLQQTAGGEEARIVGQVRVEPANAVLVITRYGGSRIVDMLVGDPLPRIC
- the hypD gene encoding hydrogenase formation protein HypD, whose product is MQYVDEFRDPELITKASEEIRRLADPRRHYRIMEVCGGHTHAIYRFGLKDILPSNIDLIHGPGCPVCVLPMGRIDDGLAIAKDPNTIFAAFGDMMRVPGAHGSPLEHKARGTDVRIVYSPADALELARKFPEKEVIFFAIGFETTAPSTALTLMSAKAEGIHNFSVFCNHVTIVPAIRAILDSPDMRLDGFIGPGHVSTVIGCRPYEWIARNEGKPVVTSGFEPLDLLQSIIMLLRQLQAGEAKVENQYKRVVPWEGNRAALKAMAEVFELRPYFEWRGLGFISQSALRIREKYVAWDAEQRYSVPETRVTDPKSAQCGEVLKGVLKPAQCKLFGKECTPEHPIGALMVSSEGSCAAYYNYEYRKSLVTRISSVA